A DNA window from Chelativorans sp. AA-79 contains the following coding sequences:
- a CDS encoding L,D-transpeptidase family protein, whose amino-acid sequence MKTSRRVFLGGAGAAAAAALAGSAKAQTAFDAIINAPRRGAWEDQFDAEVGSGGGPVASNLPVLSPETAGYVESAIASYSNIVASGGWPTVPATKKLQLGVIDPDVEALRRRLMVSGDLSPRAGMSPAFDSYVDAALKRFQARHGLPADGMTGRYTYSALNVSAPIRLGQLQTNLGRLRDLTSKDLGRRFVMVNIPAAQIEAVENGRVVLRHTAVVGKIDRQTPVLTSRINEIILNPYWNAPVSIVRKDIIPLMRKDPDYLANNNIRMIAPDGSEVDPLTVDWSTEEAAKYRFRQDPGKINAMASVKINFPNSHAVYMHDTPQQNLFRDEERFHSSGCVRVQNVRDLVAWLLRDTPGWDRRQIETTIQTDEDVHVNLSEPVPVHFVYVSAWSTGDGVVHFRDDIYGFDGAAELQISTAI is encoded by the coding sequence ATGAAGACCAGTCGCCGTGTTTTCCTGGGTGGAGCCGGAGCCGCGGCCGCCGCCGCGCTGGCGGGGTCCGCCAAGGCGCAGACCGCGTTCGACGCGATCATCAATGCCCCGCGCAGAGGGGCATGGGAGGACCAGTTCGACGCGGAAGTTGGCAGCGGTGGAGGGCCGGTCGCCTCCAACCTTCCGGTCCTGAGCCCTGAAACGGCAGGTTATGTCGAGAGCGCGATTGCAAGCTACTCGAACATCGTTGCGAGCGGCGGTTGGCCGACCGTGCCGGCGACGAAGAAGCTGCAGCTCGGCGTCATCGATCCCGATGTGGAAGCGCTTCGCCGCCGCCTGATGGTCTCGGGCGACCTCTCGCCGCGGGCAGGCATGTCCCCGGCCTTCGATTCCTATGTCGACGCGGCACTCAAGCGCTTCCAGGCCCGTCACGGCCTTCCCGCCGACGGCATGACGGGGCGCTATACTTACAGCGCGCTCAACGTCTCCGCTCCGATCCGGCTTGGACAGCTTCAGACCAATCTCGGGCGCTTGCGGGATCTGACATCCAAGGATCTCGGCCGCCGCTTCGTCATGGTCAACATCCCGGCGGCGCAGATCGAAGCCGTCGAGAACGGCCGTGTTGTCCTGCGGCATACGGCGGTGGTCGGCAAGATCGACCGCCAGACGCCGGTCCTGACCTCCAGGATCAACGAGATCATCCTCAATCCGTACTGGAACGCGCCGGTCTCGATCGTTCGCAAGGACATCATTCCGTTGATGCGCAAGGACCCCGACTACCTCGCCAACAACAATATCCGCATGATCGCGCCTGACGGAAGCGAAGTGGACCCGCTGACGGTCGACTGGTCGACGGAGGAGGCGGCGAAGTACCGCTTCCGCCAGGATCCGGGAAAGATCAACGCGATGGCCTCGGTAAAGATCAATTTTCCGAACTCCCACGCCGTCTATATGCACGACACGCCGCAGCAGAATCTCTTCCGCGACGAGGAGCGCTTCCACTCTTCGGGTTGCGTGCGCGTGCAGAACGTGCGCGATCTGGTCGCCTGGCTCCTGCGCGACACGCCCGGCTGGGACCGCCGCCAGATCGAGACCACGATCCAGACCGACGAGGACGTGCACGTCAACCTGTCCGAACCGGTGCCGGTGCACTTCGTCTACGTCTCCGCCTGGTCGACGGGCGACGGCGTGGTCCACTTCCGCGACGACATCTATGGCTTCGACGGGGCTGCGGAACTGCAGATCTCCACGGCGATCTGA
- a CDS encoding MarR family winged helix-turn-helix transcriptional regulator yields the protein MINSRSATHDRSIHEERESGLRSLYLEALQLVEKLHRRLLDVIKDEFERQGRSDINAIQALLLFNIGDAELTAGELRSRGYYLGSNVSYNLKKLVDMGFIHHQRSRVDRRSVRISLTPKGQEIADVVSKLYDRHIGSIEQVGGIKADEFQQMNRALQRLDRFWNDTIAYRM from the coding sequence ATGATCAATTCGCGATCCGCGACACACGATAGGTCTATCCACGAAGAGCGCGAAAGCGGTCTGCGCTCGCTCTACCTCGAAGCCCTGCAACTCGTCGAGAAGCTGCATCGCCGCCTGCTCGACGTGATCAAGGACGAGTTCGAGCGGCAAGGCCGCAGCGACATCAATGCCATCCAGGCATTGCTGCTCTTCAACATCGGCGATGCGGAACTGACGGCCGGGGAGCTGCGCTCGCGCGGCTACTACCTCGGCTCGAACGTTTCCTATAACTTGAAGAAGCTCGTCGACATGGGCTTCATCCACCACCAGCGCTCACGCGTCGACCGCCGGTCGGTGCGCATCAGCCTGACGCCCAAGGGGCAGGAGATCGCCGACGTCGTCTCCAAGCTCTACGACCGTCACATCGGCTCGATCGAGCAGGTCGGCGGCATCAAGGCGGACGAGTTCCAACAGATGAACCGGGCGCTGCAGCGGCTCGACCGCTTCTGGAACGACACGATCGCATATCGCATGTAA
- a CDS encoding DUF6163 family protein produces MSDEVATRLPIRPSPYEYALELLQRGVALVCLVEGIAYWVRLLGFFEGAAWRFDLMPFYWQAAAVPLAVLFPFAAVGLWMLASWGPVVWFLCAAAEIGMYGFFPELYGRHHLIIAFHAVVALCYAVLRLLLYIERRRAAD; encoded by the coding sequence GTGAGCGACGAGGTGGCTACGCGGCTGCCCATCAGGCCGTCGCCTTACGAATATGCGCTCGAACTCCTGCAGCGCGGCGTGGCGCTCGTCTGCTTGGTCGAGGGTATCGCCTACTGGGTGCGGCTCCTCGGCTTCTTCGAAGGGGCGGCCTGGCGCTTCGACCTGATGCCGTTCTACTGGCAGGCGGCCGCCGTACCGCTTGCCGTTCTCTTTCCCTTCGCGGCGGTGGGTCTGTGGATGCTCGCGTCCTGGGGACCGGTGGTCTGGTTCCTCTGCGCGGCGGCGGAAATCGGCATGTACGGCTTCTTCCCCGAGCTCTATGGGCGCCACCACCTGATCATTGCCTTTCACGCGGTCGTCGCGCTTTGCTATGCCGTGCTGCGTCTCCTCCTTTATATCGAGCGCCGGCGGGCGGCCGATTAA
- a CDS encoding enoyl-CoA hydratase/isomerase family protein: MDQEPTNGGEVLFERRGGAGVITLNRPAALNALNHRMIQALSRALSAWEEDEAVRFVVIKGEGRAFSAGGDIVDVYKAGRAGKASPDFFADEYRLNAHIARYGKPYVALIDGIAMGGGVGVSFHGSHRVMTENAVFAMPEVGIGFFPDVGGSHLLSRLGGYGMYLALTGNRIGWGDALRVGLATHALKSSDLPDLLERLAGADHPDDVLLSLAADVPAEGDEARFHAIDRHFTLGTLDDCLVSLQRAAEHEEDEFAREMLSTIRTRSPTSLHVAFRELCHGAMFSMDECMRMEFRILVRMLKNHDFYEGIRAALVDKTRDPSWKPASIEAVDPAAIDAFFAPLAEGELEL; the protein is encoded by the coding sequence TTGGACCAAGAACCCACCAATGGCGGAGAGGTGCTTTTCGAGCGACGCGGCGGCGCGGGCGTGATCACGCTCAACCGGCCGGCAGCGCTCAACGCGCTCAATCACCGCATGATCCAGGCCTTGAGCCGGGCGCTTTCGGCCTGGGAGGAGGACGAGGCGGTGCGCTTCGTCGTCATCAAGGGCGAGGGCAGGGCGTTTTCGGCCGGCGGCGATATCGTCGATGTCTACAAGGCCGGCCGTGCCGGCAAGGCTTCGCCTGATTTTTTTGCCGACGAGTACCGGCTGAACGCCCATATCGCCCGTTACGGCAAGCCCTATGTGGCCCTGATCGACGGCATCGCCATGGGCGGCGGCGTGGGGGTCTCCTTCCACGGCTCCCATCGCGTGATGACGGAAAATGCCGTCTTTGCCATGCCGGAGGTGGGCATAGGCTTCTTTCCCGATGTCGGCGGCAGCCATCTTCTTTCGCGATTGGGCGGTTACGGGATGTACCTGGCCCTGACCGGGAACCGCATCGGTTGGGGCGATGCGCTGCGCGTCGGCCTCGCCACTCATGCGCTGAAGTCATCGGATCTGCCCGATCTGCTCGAGCGGCTCGCCGGTGCCGACCATCCCGACGATGTCCTTCTATCCCTTGCCGCGGATGTGCCGGCCGAGGGGGACGAAGCGCGTTTCCATGCGATCGACCGGCATTTCACCCTAGGCACGCTCGATGACTGCCTGGTGAGCCTGCAAAGGGCGGCGGAGCACGAGGAGGACGAGTTCGCGCGCGAGATGCTGTCAACGATCAGGACGCGCTCGCCCACCAGCCTCCATGTCGCCTTTCGCGAGCTTTGCCATGGCGCTATGTTCTCCATGGATGAATGCATGCGTATGGAGTTCAGGATCCTCGTCCGCATGCTGAAGAACCACGATTTCTACGAAGGCATCCGTGCGGCACTCGTCGACAAGACGAGGGATCCGTCCTGGAAGCCCGCATCAATCGAGGCGGTCGACCCGGCCGCCATCGACGCCTTCTTTGCGCCCCTGGCCGAGGGGGAACTCGAACTGTGA
- the hemB gene encoding porphobilinogen synthase: MNKFSRLKSEPIRTVDEITGGRRLRRMRKAGWSRRLVQENHLRVDDLIWPIFLVEGQGRREPVEAMPGVFRYSVDLAVREAERAAKLGIPAIATFPNIDMAKRDAAGSAILDPDNLINRASRAVKAAVPEIGIITDVALDPFTSHGHDGILRDGIIVNDETVAQVARAAVLQAAAGADIIAPSEMMDGRIGAIRDALDADGFQDVAIMSYATKFASVFYGPYREAIGTGGLLKGDKKTYYIDPANSDEAVREAEQDLAEGADMLMVKPGLPYLDIIQRLKDEFGVPTFAYQVSGEYSMIKAAAANGWLDGEEAMLESLLAFKRAGCDGILTYFAPEVAEILTA, from the coding sequence TTGAACAAGTTCAGCCGCCTCAAATCGGAACCGATCCGCACCGTGGACGAGATCACGGGCGGGCGCCGCCTGCGCCGGATGCGCAAGGCCGGATGGTCGCGCCGGCTGGTGCAGGAGAACCACCTGCGGGTGGACGACCTCATCTGGCCGATCTTCCTCGTCGAGGGCCAGGGCCGGCGGGAGCCGGTGGAGGCCATGCCCGGCGTGTTCCGTTATTCGGTCGACCTCGCCGTGCGCGAGGCGGAGCGGGCGGCGAAGCTCGGCATTCCGGCGATCGCCACCTTCCCGAACATCGACATGGCCAAGCGGGATGCCGCCGGTTCGGCGATTCTCGATCCGGACAACCTGATCAATCGGGCAAGCCGCGCCGTCAAGGCCGCCGTGCCCGAAATCGGCATCATCACCGACGTGGCGCTGGACCCCTTCACGAGCCACGGGCATGACGGGATCCTGCGCGACGGAATCATCGTCAATGACGAGACGGTGGCGCAGGTGGCTCGGGCTGCCGTGCTGCAGGCGGCGGCCGGCGCCGACATCATCGCCCCGTCGGAGATGATGGACGGGCGCATCGGCGCCATCCGCGACGCGCTCGATGCGGACGGCTTCCAGGACGTGGCGATCATGTCCTACGCGACCAAGTTCGCCTCGGTCTTCTATGGTCCCTATCGGGAGGCGATCGGCACCGGCGGCCTGCTCAAGGGCGACAAGAAGACCTATTATATCGACCCGGCCAATTCCGACGAGGCGGTGCGGGAAGCCGAGCAGGACCTGGCCGAAGGCGCCGACATGCTGATGGTGAAGCCGGGACTGCCCTATCTCGACATCATCCAACGGCTCAAGGACGAGTTCGGCGTGCCCACCTTCGCCTATCAGGTGTCGGGCGAATATTCGATGATCAAGGCAGCGGCTGCCAATGGCTGGCTCGACGGGGAAGAGGCGATGCTCGAGAGCCTGCTCGCCTTCAAGCGGGCCGGCTGCGACGGCATCCTCACCTATTTCGCGCCGGAAGTGGCGGAGATCCTGACCGCGTAG
- a CDS encoding RDD family protein, whose amino-acid sequence MVAKTIDVPTGEERFDARSFDGVLTRRVIAFCVDYLLIGLLLIPVGLLVFILGVVTIGLGWLLFGILGPITALSYIALTLGGRHQSTIGMRMMGIRLERLDGRRVDWTLAVVHTILFWLGNAIFTPLILLATWFLSYKRTLHDLLLGTVVVRAD is encoded by the coding sequence ATGGTTGCAAAGACAATCGATGTGCCGACCGGAGAAGAACGCTTCGATGCGCGCAGCTTCGACGGCGTGCTGACGCGACGCGTCATCGCGTTCTGCGTCGACTACCTCCTGATCGGCTTGCTTCTCATCCCCGTCGGGCTTCTCGTGTTCATCCTCGGCGTCGTCACGATCGGCCTCGGCTGGCTGCTTTTCGGCATCCTGGGCCCCATCACCGCGTTAAGCTATATAGCGCTGACGCTCGGCGGGCGCCACCAGTCGACGATCGGCATGCGGATGATGGGCATCCGGCTCGAACGGCTCGACGGACGACGCGTCGACTGGACGCTGGCGGTGGTCCACACCATTCTCTTCTGGCTCGGCAACGCGATCTTCACGCCGCTCATCCTGCTCGCTACGTGGTTCCTGAGCTACAAGCGCACGCTGCACGACCTCTTGCTTGGAACGGTCGTCGTCCGTGCGGATTAA
- a CDS encoding arginyltransferase → MTQHPTQSPQFFLTAPSPCPYLEGQFERKVFTHLVGAKAPELNDLLTQGGFRRSQNIAYRPACETCRACVSVRILAQEFKPSKNMERVLKRNADLIGTAHQAEPSTEQYSLFRTYLDARHRRGGMSDMTVLDYAMMVEDTHVDTRMIEYRRRGADSFITGRGEGELIAVALTDQMADGLSMVYSFYNPEMEERSLGTFMILDHIRRANAAGLPHVYLGYWVNGSRKMAYKVRFTPQEHLGPNGWERIEG, encoded by the coding sequence ATGACGCAGCACCCGACGCAATCGCCGCAATTCTTCCTCACCGCGCCTTCGCCCTGCCCCTATCTGGAAGGGCAGTTCGAGCGAAAGGTGTTCACGCATCTCGTCGGCGCGAAGGCTCCCGAACTGAACGATCTCCTGACGCAGGGCGGCTTCCGCCGGTCGCAGAACATCGCCTACCGGCCGGCCTGCGAGACGTGCCGCGCCTGTGTTTCCGTGCGCATCCTCGCGCAGGAATTCAAGCCGTCGAAGAATATGGAGCGGGTGCTGAAACGCAATGCCGACCTGATCGGCACGGCGCACCAGGCAGAGCCCTCGACCGAGCAGTATTCCCTCTTCCGGACCTATCTCGACGCGCGCCATCGGCGCGGCGGCATGTCGGACATGACGGTGCTCGACTATGCGATGATGGTCGAGGACACGCATGTGGACACGAGGATGATCGAGTATCGCCGCCGCGGCGCGGACTCCTTCATCACGGGACGCGGCGAAGGCGAACTCATCGCCGTGGCGCTGACGGACCAGATGGCCGACGGCCTGTCGATGGTCTACTCCTTCTACAATCCCGAGATGGAGGAGCGCTCGCTCGGCACCTTCATGATTCTCGACCACATCCGCCGCGCAAATGCGGCGGGCTTGCCGCATGTCTATCTCGGCTACTGGGTGAACGGCTCACGCAAGATGGCCTACAAGGTCCGATTCACGCCGCAGGAGCATCTGGGGCCCAACGGGTGGGAACGGATCGAGGGGTGA
- a CDS encoding SRPBCC family protein, with product MTTQPADDRELVLTRIFDAPREKVYRAWTEPELMKQWFVPKPWTLAAAELDVRVGGGTRIVMRDPEGKDYPNEGVYLEVVENERLVFTDAYTAGWQPSGKPFFTGIITFEDEGGKTRYTARARHWTMEDKKAHEEMGFHEGWGQCADQLAELLKTM from the coding sequence ATGACCACCCAGCCTGCCGACGACCGCGAACTCGTGCTCACCCGGATTTTCGATGCGCCGCGCGAGAAGGTCTATCGCGCCTGGACCGAGCCGGAACTCATGAAACAGTGGTTCGTGCCGAAGCCGTGGACCCTTGCGGCAGCCGAGCTCGACGTGCGGGTGGGCGGCGGAACCCGCATCGTCATGCGCGACCCGGAGGGGAAGGACTACCCCAACGAAGGCGTCTATCTGGAGGTGGTGGAGAACGAGAGGCTCGTCTTCACGGACGCCTACACGGCAGGCTGGCAGCCTTCCGGCAAGCCGTTCTTCACCGGCATCATCACCTTCGAGGACGAGGGCGGCAAGACGCGCTACACGGCCCGCGCCCGGCACTGGACCATGGAAGACAAGAAGGCCCACGAGGAGATGGGCTTTCATGAGGGCTGGGGCCAGTGCGCCGACCAGCTTGCGGAGCTGCTGAAGACGATGTGA
- the parC gene encoding DNA topoisomerase IV subunit A, with the protein MGKELAPPGNDDDKASPVDLKKALEERYLAYALSTIMHRALPDVRDGLKPVHRRIMHTMRLLRLNPDQGFAKCARIVGDVMGKFHPHGDQSIYDALVRLAQPFAMRYPLVDGQGNFGNIDGDNAAAMRYTEARMTEVAVELLSGITEDAVDFRPTYNEEDDEPVVLPGAFPNLLCNGSSGIAVGMATSVPPHNAAEVCDAALALIDDPDVPVSRLLDFVQGPDFPTGGIIVEGRASIREAYETGRGGFRLRARWFKEDQGRGTWNAVVTEIPYGVQKSRLIEKTAELIIARKLPLLEDVRDESAEDIRIVLVPKSRTVEPELLMESLFRLTDLETRFPLNMNVLSRGRVPAVLSLKDVLREWLDHRREVLVRRSRHRLAEIERRLEILAGYLVAYLNIDEVIRIIREEDEPKPIMMERFNLTDNQVEAILNMRLRALRKLEEFEIRTEFDKLSEEKTQIEGLLASEARQWKTVRWEVAKVRQTFDPEKNPGLGRRRSTFADAPSHDLEDVQQAMIEREPITVILSEKGWLRAMKGHLSDLSTVAFKEGDGLKLSFHAQTTDKILLFTTGGKFYTIGADRLPGGRGHGEPVRIMVDMENDQAVVTAFAHDPERRLLLVSHAGNGFVVPEKEVVANTRKGKQVMNVRAPDEARLCMPVSGDHVAIVGENRKLLVFPLAQVPEMARGKGVRLQRYKDGGVGDLKTFAMADGLTWQDSADRTFTRSKDELTEWMGDRAAAGRMAPKGFPRTGKFG; encoded by the coding sequence ATGGGAAAAGAGCTCGCCCCGCCCGGCAATGACGACGACAAGGCATCCCCGGTCGACCTGAAAAAGGCGCTGGAGGAGCGCTATCTCGCCTATGCGCTCTCGACCATCATGCACCGGGCGCTGCCCGACGTGCGTGACGGGCTGAAACCCGTGCACCGGCGCATCATGCACACGATGCGCCTCCTGCGCCTCAATCCGGATCAGGGCTTCGCCAAGTGCGCCCGCATCGTGGGCGACGTGATGGGCAAGTTCCATCCGCATGGCGATCAGTCGATCTATGATGCCTTGGTGCGCCTCGCGCAGCCCTTCGCCATGCGCTATCCGCTGGTCGACGGGCAGGGCAATTTCGGCAATATCGATGGCGATAACGCCGCCGCCATGCGCTACACGGAAGCGCGCATGACCGAGGTGGCGGTCGAGCTCCTCTCCGGCATCACCGAGGATGCGGTCGATTTCCGCCCCACCTACAACGAGGAGGACGACGAGCCGGTCGTGCTCCCCGGCGCCTTCCCGAACCTGCTTTGCAACGGCTCCTCGGGCATCGCCGTCGGCATGGCGACCTCCGTGCCGCCGCACAACGCGGCCGAGGTGTGCGACGCCGCGCTCGCCCTGATCGACGATCCCGATGTTCCCGTCTCGCGGCTGCTCGATTTCGTTCAGGGGCCCGATTTTCCGACTGGCGGCATCATCGTGGAGGGGCGCGCCTCGATCCGCGAGGCCTACGAGACCGGCCGCGGCGGTTTCCGGTTGCGCGCCCGCTGGTTCAAGGAGGACCAGGGCCGCGGGACGTGGAACGCGGTCGTCACGGAAATCCCCTACGGCGTGCAGAAGTCGCGGCTGATCGAAAAGACCGCGGAGTTGATCATCGCCAGGAAGCTGCCGCTGCTGGAGGATGTCCGGGACGAGAGCGCGGAGGACATCCGCATCGTGCTGGTGCCGAAAAGCCGCACGGTCGAGCCCGAACTCCTGATGGAATCGCTCTTCCGACTGACGGATCTGGAGACGCGCTTTCCTCTCAACATGAACGTCTTGTCGCGCGGCAGGGTGCCGGCCGTTTTGTCGCTCAAGGACGTATTGCGCGAGTGGCTCGACCATCGCCGTGAGGTGCTCGTCCGCCGCTCCCGCCACCGGCTCGCCGAAATCGAGAGGCGACTCGAAATCCTCGCCGGCTATCTCGTCGCCTATCTCAACATCGACGAGGTGATCCGCATCATCCGCGAGGAAGACGAGCCCAAGCCCATCATGATGGAGCGCTTCAACCTGACGGACAATCAGGTGGAAGCCATCCTCAATATGCGCCTGCGTGCCCTGCGGAAGCTGGAGGAATTCGAGATCCGCACCGAGTTCGACAAGCTCTCGGAGGAAAAGACGCAGATCGAGGGACTGCTGGCCTCCGAAGCCCGGCAGTGGAAGACCGTGCGCTGGGAAGTGGCGAAGGTCCGCCAGACCTTCGATCCGGAGAAGAATCCGGGCCTCGGCCGGCGCCGCAGCACCTTCGCCGACGCCCCTTCGCACGATCTGGAAGACGTGCAGCAGGCGATGATCGAGCGCGAGCCGATTACCGTGATCCTGTCGGAGAAGGGCTGGCTGCGCGCCATGAAGGGGCATCTGAGCGATCTGTCCACGGTCGCCTTCAAGGAGGGAGACGGCCTCAAGCTCTCCTTTCATGCCCAGACGACGGACAAGATCCTGCTCTTCACCACCGGTGGCAAATTCTACACGATCGGTGCCGACCGCCTGCCGGGTGGACGTGGTCACGGCGAGCCCGTGCGCATCATGGTCGATATGGAGAACGACCAGGCCGTCGTCACGGCCTTCGCGCATGATCCCGAGCGCCGTCTGCTGCTCGTTTCTCACGCCGGCAACGGCTTCGTCGTGCCGGAGAAGGAGGTCGTGGCCAACACCCGCAAGGGCAAGCAGGTCATGAATGTCAGGGCGCCGGACGAGGCGCGGCTGTGCATGCCCGTCTCGGGCGATCACGTCGCCATCGTCGGCGAGAATCGCAAGCTGCTCGTCTTCCCGCTGGCGCAGGTGCCGGAGATGGCGCGCGGCAAGGGCGTGCGCCTGCAACGCTACAAGGACGGCGGCGTCGGCGATCTGAAGACCTTCGCGATGGCCGACGGCCTGACCTGGCAGGACTCCGCCGACCGAACCTTCACGCGCAGCAAGGACGAGCTGACCGAATGGATGGGCGACCGCGCCGCCGCCGGACGCATGGCGCCAAAGGGCTTCCCGCGGACGGGCAAGTTCGGGTGA
- the aspS gene encoding aspartate--tRNA ligase: MHRYRSHTCAELRPSDVGQTVRLSGWVHRVRDHGGLLFIDLRDHYGITQIVADPDSPSFSTAETVRGEWVIRVDGEVKARTPETVNPNLPTGGVEIFAHEIEVLSQAKELPLPVFGEPDYPEDIRLKYRFLDLRRETLHRNIVARTKIIAEMRRRMAESGFTEYSTPILTASSPEGARDFLVPSRLHEGKFYALPQAPQIYKQLIMVSGFDRYFQIAPCFRDEDPRADRLPGEFYQLDLEMSFVTQEDVFSTMEPVMRSVFEAFAEGKPVTRSFPRIPYDEAMRKYGSDKPDLRNPIVMEDVSEHFRGSGFKVFANILAGDPKAQVWAIPARTGGSRAFCDRMNSWAQGEGQPGLGYIFWRREGEALEGAGPIAKNIGPERTEAVRTQLGLDDGDACFFVAGDPKKFATFAGAARTRAGEELNLIDRDRFELAWIVDFPFYEWNEDEKKIDFGHNPFTMPQGGLEALENQEPLSIKAFQYDMVCNGFEIASGGIRNHLPEVMVKAFEIVGFDRNAVEERFGGLYRAFQYGAPPHGGMAAGIDRIVMLLCGAKNLREITMFPMNQQAVDLLMGAPSEATPQQLRELHLRLAPVKE; this comes from the coding sequence ATGCACCGCTATCGCAGCCACACCTGCGCAGAGTTGAGGCCATCCGATGTGGGCCAGACCGTCCGGCTCTCCGGCTGGGTCCATCGCGTGCGTGACCATGGAGGCCTGCTCTTCATCGACCTGCGCGACCACTACGGGATCACGCAGATCGTCGCCGACCCCGATTCCCCTTCCTTCAGCACCGCCGAAACGGTGCGCGGTGAATGGGTGATCCGCGTCGATGGCGAGGTCAAGGCGCGCACGCCCGAGACCGTCAACCCGAATTTGCCGACCGGCGGCGTCGAGATCTTCGCGCATGAGATCGAGGTTTTGAGCCAGGCGAAGGAACTGCCGTTGCCCGTCTTCGGCGAGCCCGACTATCCGGAGGATATCCGCCTCAAATACCGCTTCCTGGATCTGCGCCGCGAGACGCTGCACAGGAACATCGTGGCGCGGACGAAGATTATCGCAGAGATGCGCAGGCGCATGGCCGAATCGGGGTTCACGGAATATTCGACGCCGATCCTGACGGCTTCCTCGCCCGAGGGCGCGCGCGATTTCCTTGTGCCGTCGAGGCTGCATGAGGGCAAGTTCTACGCGCTGCCGCAGGCGCCGCAGATCTACAAGCAGCTCATCATGGTGTCGGGCTTCGACCGCTATTTCCAGATCGCGCCCTGCTTCCGCGACGAGGACCCGCGCGCCGACCGCCTGCCGGGCGAGTTCTACCAGCTCGACCTGGAGATGAGCTTCGTCACGCAGGAGGACGTGTTCTCCACCATGGAGCCCGTCATGCGCAGCGTCTTCGAGGCGTTCGCGGAGGGCAAGCCGGTGACGCGGAGTTTCCCGCGCATTCCCTATGACGAGGCCATGCGGAAATACGGCTCAGACAAGCCGGACCTGCGCAACCCGATCGTCATGGAGGATGTTTCCGAACACTTCCGCGGCTCCGGCTTCAAGGTCTTCGCCAATATCCTGGCGGGCGATCCGAAGGCGCAGGTCTGGGCAATTCCCGCCAGGACCGGCGGCTCCCGCGCCTTCTGCGACCGCATGAACTCCTGGGCGCAAGGGGAGGGGCAGCCGGGCCTCGGCTATATCTTCTGGCGCCGCGAAGGCGAAGCGCTGGAAGGCGCCGGCCCCATCGCCAAGAATATCGGGCCGGAGCGCACCGAGGCCGTCCGCACCCAGCTTGGACTCGATGACGGCGATGCCTGCTTCTTCGTGGCGGGCGATCCGAAGAAGTTTGCGACCTTCGCGGGCGCTGCTCGCACGCGGGCCGGCGAGGAATTGAACCTCATCGACCGCGACCGCTTCGAGCTTGCCTGGATCGTTGATTTTCCGTTCTACGAATGGAACGAGGACGAGAAGAAGATCGATTTCGGCCACAACCCCTTCACCATGCCGCAGGGCGGGCTGGAGGCGCTGGAGAATCAGGAGCCGCTGTCGATCAAGGCGTTCCAGTACGACATGGTCTGCAACGGCTTCGAGATCGCTTCCGGGGGCATCCGCAACCACCTGCCGGAAGTGATGGTGAAGGCCTTCGAAATCGTCGGCTTCGATCGGAACGCGGTGGAGGAGCGCTTCGGCGGCCTCTATCGTGCGTTCCAGTACGGTGCGCCGCCGCATGGCGGCATGGCGGCGGGCATCGACCGCATCGTCATGCTTCTCTGCGGCGCGAAGAACCTGCGCGAGATCACCATGTTCCCCATGAACCAGCAGGCGGTGGACCTGCTCATGGGCGCACCATCGGAGGCAACGCCGCAGCAGCTCCGCGAACTCCACCTGCGTCTGGCGCCGGTCAAGGAATAG